Proteins co-encoded in one Oreochromis aureus strain Israel breed Guangdong linkage group 3, ZZ_aureus, whole genome shotgun sequence genomic window:
- the LOC116321177 gene encoding proline-, glutamic acid- and leucine-rich protein 1-like yields the protein MADTVGPSLQRKGDHLANHDTCLAAVRALRQIIQTSGTLLKDDIHKRLHEVVLPLCVRLQQQQSCSSNACESAGSASGQYSSALTRRELYRLLLALVLVPSPCWPPPLTCAVSILSNGRTDRNVKVSPNDLKHCKKLLKM from the exons ATGGCAGATACAGTCGGGCCATCGCTGCAGAGGAAAGGAGACCATCTAGCCAATCATGATACCTGCCTTGCAGCTGTCAGGG CACTGAGACAGATCATACAGACCAGTGGGACGCTACTGAAGGACGACATTCACAAG CGGCTGCATGAGGTGGTTCTACCGCTGTGTGtgcgcctgcagcagcagcagtcttgCAGCAGCAATGCATGTGAATCTGCAGGGAGTGCGAGTGGGCAGTACAGCAGTGCTCTTACTCGACGAGAACTGTACAG GTTATTGCTGGCCCTGGTCCTGGTCCCCTCACCCTGTTGGCCTCCACCTCTGACCTGTGCCGTGTCAATCCTCAGTAACGGACGCACCGACAGGAATGTTAAGGTAAGTCCTAACGacctgaaacactgcaaaaagcttttaaaaatgtag